A portion of the Legionella antarctica genome contains these proteins:
- a CDS encoding chorismate mutase produces MGESEAAITIQGFFRRHLLEKQMVLHQAISKSPNVSLLHMMNLRFQCMRAVAAAKLPLKKPIEDKEQEVRIIAGVKRLATDSGIIDLDTIDRIFQHYFELSKAIQRPYYGLIWDKAPRDTQTLVSNAYIQLRNLVSQAGFVHIIYCQEERPFQCAEVLVLARDIIQQVNQEIINILSNNEKHKLNEVTKEEMAEVIRIMLANYMTPNELKSGMKTIQSLASELNGFSLSRC; encoded by the coding sequence ATGGGTGAATCTGAAGCAGCTATCACAATACAAGGATTTTTTAGGCGCCATCTACTAGAAAAGCAAATGGTTTTGCACCAGGCCATTTCTAAGAGTCCAAATGTGTCGTTATTGCATATGATGAACCTACGATTTCAATGCATGAGGGCAGTAGCAGCAGCAAAGCTTCCTCTCAAAAAACCAATTGAAGATAAAGAGCAGGAAGTTCGTATTATTGCTGGTGTAAAAAGGCTTGCAACAGATAGCGGAATAATAGATTTAGATACAATCGATCGTATATTCCAACATTACTTTGAATTATCCAAAGCGATTCAACGTCCATATTACGGATTGATCTGGGATAAAGCCCCTCGTGATACTCAAACGTTAGTAAGTAATGCTTATATTCAACTTCGTAATTTAGTATCCCAAGCTGGTTTTGTTCATATAATATATTGTCAAGAAGAACGACCTTTTCAATGCGCTGAAGTATTAGTTCTTGCTCGTGATATTATTCAGCAGGTAAATCAAGAAATCATCAATATCTTATCTAACAATGAGAAGCATAAATTAAATGAAGTTACCAAAGAAGAAATGGCAGAAGTTATAAGAATAATGTTAGCAAATTATATGACACCTAATGAACTAAAAAGCGGCATGAAAACGATACAATCATTAGCTAGTGAGTTAAATGGTTTTTCTTTGTCAAGATGTTAA